From the Macaca nemestrina isolate mMacNem1 chromosome 2, mMacNem.hap1, whole genome shotgun sequence genome, the window CAACAGAAGGGCTGAAAAGGAATTGCGCTTTTTAAccgattttcttttttaaaacaataagcaACATTTTGGCTTTGAAGGGCTGTGAGAGACGAGAGATGGGGTTCCCCACTTGATCaaggtgagggtgagggtgtggCCAGTCTGGCTTCGGAGTTCAAGGAGGCTTTCTGTTTGGGGTGGAATATTCCCAAATCAGGGGCCTGTGACCTCGGCCCCAGGTCCTGCCTTTACATTTGAGCAGAGATACAGGGAAAGGTGCAGCTGTCCCACTTTCAAATCCACACACCCCTCATCACAAATCCATCTGCAGCCCTGACTCCATCTCCAGCCTTGttgttgagattacaggggtCAACCCCTTCTGGTGACCCCCcgtcccttccctcccttccctacagTCCTCCAGGAGACCCAGGTGGAATTGAACAAACACTGGCATCAGAGCAGCCTTAAAGAAGGCATCCCTGAACCCACGCAGCCTGGTAGTCGCTAGAAGCACTTGCCCTTGGCGAATCATGCTGGGCAGGGGGAAGGTGGATTGTATGAACCTCAGTTGATTTAAGCTGGGGGGTGCAAAACCACCTCCTCCCCAGTCCCGCCCTGCCAGGCATGTGGTTGACACGGTCCCGAATCCCAGTGATGAGGCTCAGGGGTTCGCCAAGCTCTGTAGTTAGGGGCCCTGATCGGATGTCAGAAGAGTCTCTAACGGAccgtgtgaccttgagcaagtccccTCCTCCCTGGGGACGCCCTCAGCTTTCCCAGCTATAAAGTGAGCAGACGGTTTGACTAGGTGCACTCAGCTCTTGCACCTCTGATACTCCAGGCTGTAAGTACCATTTCTGGAAGCAGCTTCTATTGCCAGGTTCAACTCAGCACAAACCACAGTTCCCGATGGGGATGCAGAGGGGCTGCTGAGAGAAGTATTGGTAGAGGCTGGGGCCAGGCCTGTGGCAGGACCTGCGGCCTCCCCCGTGCTGGGCCCTCTTGTTCTCAGCGGTCAGCGACGAAAGGTCCAAGCCTGGGTACTCGGCTAGTCTAGACCTCACATGGTGTTTCTGAGCATGTTCTGTGGACTCCTGCATTGGAGTCATTTGGGAAGTTTGTAAAACATGCAGCATCCTGGGCCCCACTGAGATCTAGGGATCAGGATCTCTGTGGGCGGAGTctctagagattctgattttacccaacaacaaaaataacGATCGCCACAAAGATTTATTGGATCCTCACTTTGTGCCAAGAACTCACCCAAGTGCTTcacatgcattaactcatttaatcctcacagcagcaACGCTATGAGGTCAGTTCTGTTAAACAAGCCAGGCGATTTTATGTGCTGCCCCAGGAGAGGGGACGTTTGGTGAGATGGGGAGGTCTGGAGGCACCGAGGCCTGAGCTTCAGGCCAAGTCTCTCAGGCAGACCTACTGGCCTGAGCCCCCATGAGCGCGTGATTGAGGACAGCACCCGCTGTGGGCAGTGGGGACAGATCCCGGCTGCTCCAAGCCTGACATCTTCCTCGGGAGCCCTCAGGCTGGTTGGGTGACATCTCTCCGTAGACGAGGCCACGACTGGGTAGCCAGGGAGAGACAGCcgctctctgggtctcagtttccccgGGTGCACTGGGAGGGGGCAGGACCAGAAGCTCCCGGAGGCCCCTCCCAGTCCCTGGGTTCCAGGCAACAGGTATTGGCTGCGTGCAGACATGCTGATTACTGAGTGGGATTGCCCTGGCTGGGAAACTTGGAGGCAGGTGGACCTGAAACGATGGGCACGGGTTCCTCAGGCCTCAGCATGAAGCCGGAGCCAGGCCGGGCGGCCCTGCTGGAGGTCCAGCAGGTCCTCTGCGAAAAAGAAGCGAGGAGCATGACGGGCTTCAGGCCAAATTTCCTTCCTGCCTCACATCAGAAGATAGCAGAGCTCCAAGGGCCCTTGGAAGTCTTTACTGAAGGGGAAATTGAGGCCTGGCGAATTGCCCGAGGCTCACACTTCAACTTAGTGTCCACCAGATTAGAATGTTGGTGTTCCAGGCTCCCTCCAAAAGTTATGCTCTGTGGCATTAAAATAAGAAGGAGTCTCCTTCCAGGGAACCTCGTGTTCAGGGAATGTGAACGATGGTATTAAACTAAAAACGTCCCAACCCACCAACCAACCAAGCCCAGGGCTTCGAGGCTAATTATGAGTTTGCTCATGAGTCACGGTGCTTCTGCTGAGACCCGAAGCCGGAGCGCCCTGGTTCGTGCGCTTCTGCTCACGGGGAGGGACTGCATCAGAGCGCCCAGGTGAGCTGTCAGGTTGTCCTTCGGTTTGTCTGCTCGGCTTGCTGACTTCATGGGCCACTGATAGACGCCAGGCTATTCCCCCTTCCCGGGAGCTGGACAGGGGCTGGACTGAGTCACTGAAGTGATTGAGGACGCTCTCGGCTGCCTGGAGAAGTTATAATTAGGGCAGCTTTGTGGCCCTTTAACCGCCATCTGTCACAGCTGCCAAGCGGCTCCAGGCAGCGTGGGCTATTAGGCCTCCATGTGCTGGGCTCCTGGAGGCTGCGGCCACCGCGCAAGCTGGCACTACGTGCTGAGAATCCAAGGGCCCAGCTGTCCGTCCCGGTTCTGtggcccctccctcccctgcGGGCTTTGCAGCTGGGTTTGAGGGGAGCTCTTTGGAGGTCCTGTGGAGCCCTGGGCGCCAGCCACAGCAGTCAAAAGTGCTGGAAAACAGGAAACTGCTGCATGTGGTGCTGGGGtgggctttgcagatgtgaggaTTTATAAAGAGGAAAATCTGCAAATTCTTGCAATATTTGTCATGCTGAGTGTGGTCCATTTTAGACAGTGGTGGCCCTGTTCCCGTAGGGAATTATCTCTGCAGTCCTCCCAGGTCAAGAGGCACCTTCCCCTGGCACAAGCCCTTCCTGGACTGGCTTGATGCCCCTCCCCAGCTGGGGGGTGTAGACTCAGAGAAAGCCACATAAAGATGGGTCCTCAGAGGGTGCCTCGTCCTACACTGCCATTCATAGATGGGAAACTCAAGATTGCCCTGGGCTGGCCAGGTGACGTACACTTAATTTAGTCTCTGACACTTGGGCTGTGACACCATTTTGAAGCACGTTGGGTATATGAGTGTATATTAAATATAAGCGCCAGCTAGCTTGTCTCCAGGAGCAATTCAAGCTCCACCTTTTGTACATCAGCCCAGGCAGTAAATATCTCACATACACTTCCACCAAAGAGATGGGCAAACCCACTGTCCACACAGACCCCTAAGAGCACAGGCACCGTTGTCTTGGTGGACAGATTGTTTTCTCATGCCCTGGAACTCAGCCTTAGAATCCTAAGATCTTAGGAATGGACAGGACACCAGTTGTCTTCCAGTCGAATACCCTACCAGGCGTGGGAATCTTCTCCACAGCTTGCTTACCAAGTGGTTGCTTTAGCCTCTGCTGGATGGCTTCCAGTGACAGAGCTTACTCCCTCTGTGAGGTTGCCCATTTTGACTCTGGATAGGCTGTCTTCCGCGGTGAACTGAAATCTGCTACTCTGTGACTTCTGCACCCGTTTGACCTCTGGAGCCACACTGAGCTGGCTGCTTTCTGTATCCCGTGGCAGCCCTTCAGGGATGCTAGAAAAGTGACTATGGCTCCTCCCAGCATCTCTTCCTCTGGTTACGGATTCATCCACAGCTCCttcactttaattttaatttaatttttttctcaccatGTCTTAGGGTGCTGACACAGTTCCTTCAATGGATGCTCAGATGTTCTGCTTTCTAGACCCCCTCACCATCCTCTAGAATTCTTCAGGAAGTCAGTTTGTCATTAGCCTTTTGAAGTTCAGAGTGGAACTGAGCCCAGCACTATAGGTGTGGCCGTGTCAGGGCAGTGTAGGGTGAGACCATCACCTCCTTTTTTCCACATGTAATACTTCTATTAATCCAGTCTCAGACCACACTAGCTTTTGTGGGCAgcctctttcctttgttatcgttAGTAAAAAGTCCTAAGTCTTCTCCTAGGGTGAATATTGAgccactttttttgtgtgtgcactCTCTTTAGGCAGCTCATTTTCTGTTGTCAGCTTCTGGACCTGACATTTATcgatataaattaatttttttagatgtgTCCCTAGCGTAATCTGGCCCCATTCCTTTGCATCTAGATGCCATTGGACAggtattctttttcctttcttatttccattgttctatatacTTAGTCAAGTTCTTAAAGGAAAAGTATAACAGGTCAGGGCTTGCATAGGctgtgaacaaataaaaaaattaaggtctcagctgggcacggtggctcacgcctgtaatcccagcactttgggaggccgagacgggtggatcatgaggtcaggagattgagaccagcctgaccaacatggtgaaaccctgtctttactaaaaatacaaaagttagccaggtgtggtgataggcacctgtaatcccagctactcaggaggctgaggcaggagaatggcttgaacctggggggtggaggtggcagtgagcagagattgtgccattgcactccagtctgggggacagagcaagactctgtctcaaaaaaaaaaaaaaaaaaaaatcaaggtctGTGTGGTTGGGGAATGGGCTTAGGTTTTTATCTCAGAGTAAACTTGTtggggaagggcagggaagggatGCGTGGGGCTGAGGCCAAATTGGGAAGCCTGAGTTACTCTGAGACGTGGGCCAGGCTCCAGACCCCATGAATTCAGAGCCACAAACAGAGACCAGAGAAATACCTTCTTTACCCAACCATTGACGGCTTCTATGCCATCATTTGAAATTCCTTTCTCTGACTCAAGAATTTTGCTCATGGAAAGGGAGGCATAGCACTAACACTCAAAGTGCTTCCCTAGGGGTCTGGAGACCTGGCTTTAAGCTCAGAGGCCTTTCCTTGCTTCTTGCATCCCCATAAAGTGATGGAAATGAGTGGCCGGCAGTGACTGCTGAATCTTCCGGGAGTTTGGATCTTTGAACCTTTGGTGGAAGTTGGAGATACTTTCACATGTACACAGAAATTCTTAGTCCCTTGACTACGAATGCCAAGACCAGAAACACTTTGAGGCCCTCCTGACTTTAAGAGTCTATAGGGTCCATGCTGTGGACAAGCATGGAACAACGACACGCATTTGCACAGCACTGGCCGGGATGGCCCTGCATCCTTTCCCCGTTCGTTCCTCATAACAGCCCCAAGAGCGGGGCAGGAGTTACCATCCCCTCTTCACACACGAGGGAGCTGAAGCTTGCAGGCCTCAAGCTTCATTCAAGGTGAAACTACTGGTGATCCTTTAATATTCATATAGGGACTAGCACCCATGTCCCATATCTCTAcattttacacacacacgcacgcgcacacacacacagagttacatatgtcaTTGTCATCAGTGATTTCAAACACCAACATTTCCATGAACTTGCCTCCATTTTCAGAACATCACCACGTCTGACCTACCATCTTTTAGCTCAAATTACACCTCAGTAGGTTTTCTGGAACTTACTCAAGGACTCCCCAGTGTTTCTTGTGGAAACTGGGACTTATACCCACAAGACTGGCTTCAGGCGTCAGCTAAGCCACAGCAGCCTCTCCCAGCAAGGCAAGACGTGGTACAGAcatgtcatttctttttcctgggaGGGTGGTTTGAATTCGACCTAGACGAATCACAGGTGAAAGGGCTAACAGAGGGCTAAGTGGTGGTTGGTGGTCatgggctgggcagggcaggccCAGGCGAGGGTGAGGAAGAGCTGCTTCCACTGTAGACTTTCAGGCAGATCCTAGCTCTGTGGTCCTAACTCTGCTGCTGCACCTCCCGGCAGGCCACTGTCTTTGTGGCCTCATCATCTTCCCCCAGGTTCAGCCCTATTTATTTGTTCCCATTGTCTCCGTGTTCCTCCTGACAAGGCTGTGTTTAATCAGCACATTCAGATGATGTGAGGGATACAGAGATGAATAAGATACAGTTCCTGCCCTAAGAACCTGTAGGTAAGTAGGTAAGATACAGTTCCTGCCCTAAGGAACCTGTGGGTAAGATACAGTTCCTGCCCTAAGAACCTATAGGTAAGTAGGTAAGATACAGTTCCTGCCCTAAGGAACCTGTAGGGATGAAAGATGAATTCCATGTCCATGGAAAGCATATTGGCTGGGGAAGGAGACAGACACGACACAGTGGATGCCATCCAAGGCCACCGTGGCATGGCCAATGATGGAGACTGGGAAGATGACTTCATGGAAGGGTAACTGATTGACTCACGGAATCTGGGAAGTGTCCTAAAGGTGATTGCACTGGAGCTGGACTTGGAAGCATGGGACAATTTTGTATAAGGACAAGGCGCACTCCAGGTCGGGAGAATTGCCTgggcaaagacatggaagcagAAGGGCAGGGGCAGAGGTGCAGAGGCTTGCTGGCAGGAGCAGATGGAGCATGAATTCAGCATGTGATGATGGGGTTCAAAGCCAAGCCAGCGTTGGCACTGCAAGTTGATGTTGGCTTAAAACTTGCCAGTGTTGATTAGGGGACCCTGACTAACGTGTGCTCTCTCCCCCTGCAGAGGCTATGCCACTGAAGCATTATCTCCTTTTGCTGGTGGGCTGCCAAGCCTGGGGTGCAGGGTTGGCCTACTATGGCTGCCCTAGTGAGTGTACCTGCTCCAGGGCCTCCCAGGTGGAGTGCACCGGGGCACGCATTGTGGCCGTACCCACCCCTCTGCCCTGGAACGCCATGAGCCTGCAGATCCTCAACACACACATCACTGAACTCAGTGAGTCCCCGTTCCTCAATATCTCAGCCCTCATCGCCCTGAGGATTGAGAAGAATGAACTGTCACACATCATGCCCGGGGCCTTCCGAAACCTGGGCTCGCTGCGCTATCTCAGCCTCGCCAACAACAAGCTGCAGGTTCTGCCCATCGGCCTCTTCCAGGGCCTGGACAGCCTCGAGTCACTCCTTCTGTCCAGTAACCAGCTGGTACAGATCCAGCCGGCCCACTTCTCCCAGTGCAGCAACCTCAAGGAGCTGCAGCTGCATGGCAACCACCTGGAATACATACCCGACGGAGCCTTCGACCACCTGGTGGGACTCACGAAGCTCAATCTGGGCAAGAATAGCCTCACCCACATCTCACCCAGGGTCTTCCAGCACCTGGGCAACCTCCAGGTCCTCCGGCTCTATGAGAACAGGCTCACGGATATCCCCATGGGCACTTTTGATGGGCTTGTCAACCTGCAGGAACTGGCTCTGCAGCAGAACCAGATCGGGCTGCTCTCCCCTGGTCTCTTCCACAACAACCACAACCTCCAGAGACTCTACCTGTCCAACAACCACATCTCCCAGCTGCCGCCCAGCATCTTCATGCAGCTGCCTCAGCTCAACCGTCTTACCCTCTTCGGGAATTCCCTGAAGGAGCTCTCTCCGGGGATCTTCGGGCCCATGCCCAACCTGCGGGAGCTTTGGCTCTATGACAACCATATCACTTCTCTACCCGACAACGTCTTCAGCAACCTCCGCCAGTTGCAGGTCCTGATTCTTAGCCGCAACCAGATCAGCTTCATCTCCCCGGGTGCCTTCAACGGGCTCACGGAGCTTCGGGAGCTGTCCCTCCACACCAACGCATTGCAGGACCTGGACGGGAACGTCTTCCGCATGTTGGCCAACCTGCAGAATATCTCCCTGCAGAACAACCGCCTCAGACAGCTCCCAGGGAATATCTTTGCCAACGTCAATGGCCTCATGACCATCCAGCTGCAGAACAACCAGCTGGAGAACTTGCCCCTCGGCATCTTCGATCACCTGGGGAAACTGTGTGAGCTGCGGCTGTACGACAATCCCTGGAGGTGTGACTCAGACATCCTTCCACTCCGCAACTGGCTCCTGCTCAACCAGCCTAGGTTAGGGACGGACACTGTACCTGTGTGTTTCAGCCCAGCCAACGTCCGAGGCCAGTCCCTCATTATCATCAATGTCAACGTTGCTGTTCCGAGTGTCCATGTCCCCGAGGTGCCTAGTTATCCAGAAACGTCATGGTACCCAGACACATCAAGTTATCCTGACACCACATCCATCTCTTCTACCACTGAGCTAACCAGCCCTGTGGAAGATTACACCGATCTGACTACCATTCAGGTCACCGACGACCGCAGCGTTTGGGGCATGACCCAGGCCCAGAGCGGGCTGGCCATTGCTGCCATTGTCATTGGCATTGTTGCCCTGGCCTGCTCCCTGGCTGCCTGCATCGGCTGTTGCTGCTGCAAGAAGAGAAGCCAAGCCGTCCTGATGCAGATGAAGGCACCCAACGAGTGTTAAAGAGGCAGGCTGGAGCAGGGCTGGGGAATGATGGGACTGGAGGACCTGAGAACTTCATCTTTCTGCCTCCACCCCTGGGTCCACGGAGCTTTCCCGTGATTATTCTTTCTGGCCCTAGAGAAAGGTGTGCCTACCTCTTCCTGACTGGCCTGATTCTCCCGTAGAGAAGCAGGTCGTGCCGGACCTTTGTACAATCAGGAAGATAGATCCAACTGGCCATGGCAAAAGCCCTGGGGATTTCTGATTCATACCCCTGGGCTTCCTTCAGGAGGGCTCCTCCTTCAAATCCTCCCCACCTGTCCTCCAAGAACAGCCTTCCCTGCGCCCAGGCCCCTTCCTGGCCTCGTAGACTCAGTTAGTCCACAGCCTGCTCACTTCGTGGGAATAGTTCTCCGCCGAGATAGCCCCTCTCGCCTAACTATTATGTAAGttgatttcccttcttttgttCCTCTTGTTTGTGCTATGGCTTGACCCAGCATGTCCCCTCAAATGAAAGTTCTCCCCTTGATTTTCTGCTCCTGAAGGCAGGGTGAGTTCTCTCCTCAAAGAAGACTTCAAACCATTTaactggtttctttttctttttttttttttttgagacggagtcttgctctgtagcccgggctggagtgcagtggcccgatctcagctcactgcaagctccgcctcccgggtttaggccattctcctgcctcagcctccggagtagctgggactacaggtgcccgccacctcgcccggctagtttttttttttttgtatttttagtagagacggggtttcacggtgttagccaggatggtctcgatctcctgacctcgtgatccgcccgtctcggcctcccaaagtgctgggattacaggcttgagccaccgcgcccggccttaactgGTTTCTTACGAGCCGTCAAGCAGCCTGGGTTTGGAGATGCtgtgaaagagagaaggaaaatcatGCCGCTCAGTTCCTGGAGACAGAGCCGTCATCAGCATCTCACTTGTGATTTTTAtctggaaaaggaaggaagaccCCAACACAGCAAGCTCAGCCTTTTAGAGAAGGATCTTTCCAAACTGCAAACTTCGCTTTGAAAACTTTAGCCCTttaaggaatgaaatcatgtaggATTTTGGAattctaaaaacattaaaatcagcTTATTGGTACAGAATAGAGAAAGAAATCTGGTGCCTGGGGGTCCTTGTGTTCACCCCTAgagttctgttttaaaaattttaattgaagcGTATGTGCAGAAAAGTGGGTACAGCTTGGTGGATTTCCACAAACTGAACATACCTGTGTAATCAGCATTCAGACCCAGACACAGAGCATCACCAATATCCCCCATCCTGGGCTTTTCCCAGAGGAGACCGGGGCTTCTGGAGATGGGCTTACCTAGGACCTGCTCCCCGTGAGCCAGGACGGTCCCCCCACAGccagcctgtgcaaaggcccagTGGCCAGGGGTGGAGGAGAGTATGTGGGTGTGGACAGGATGGGAGACTCCGGCCTGCACAGGAGATCTGATTAAATCTGGAGACCCTGAAACCTGGGGCACCCTGGCTGGCCAGGTCAGAAGCATCCTGACTGCAGAGGTCCGTGCAGCCACACCCCCTTCCCTGCCAGCAAGCTGTCTGCGGCTCGTCGGAGGCCCCTCCGCCTGGAGCCTTTTATGGGCATGACATGCCtgtatctgtttttaattttcattcttcACTTAGGGGAAGTGAAATAGCTCAGAGATGAGATCCTTTAATTGAAAACCAAGTGTAACGGAATCCAGTGTCTTTCTAATATGGTAAAATTCTCCGTCAGCATCACAGTCAGCTGGCAGCTAAACTTCAGCATCTCACTTACAGCAGGCAACACGGGGGTACAACGACGGGTCACACTGGGTCTGGGGGCTCCCTGGAGCTCCTCTTGCATGTGGTCTGGTTAGGAGTTGAGTTGTTTGCTCCCGGGTTAGTCTCCTCCTCGAGTCACAGTCACACGAATGCCTGCTTTCTCTGGCCTTCCTGCTACAAACATATTCACATGGCGCTCAAGAAGTTAGGCTCATGGCAACATGTGGCTTTCTCCGGACAACTGGCCCAGTTTACAGTGAAATGGAGAATTTCGGGTCTCCATGTCTGCCCAGGAAAGAACTTCGGCTGACTCCGCGGGGACTTGGAAATCCACCACCAATCCTGACGGGCTCTGATGAGTTCCCTGCTCTGCAAGACACTGTGACATCCCCCAGGATCGGAGCACAGCGCTGGCCACGTTTCCCTTCCAGTTCCTGCACAAAAAACGTCCAGAGGGATGTTTGCAAACTCTAGTGCACTTTGTAGCTTTTCACTCTCTGTCCCAGGGAATCTAGGAGAGATGAGGCCGGTCAGAGACAAGAGATGTCATCTCCCCATGGCAAATCTGGGTCCCCAGGGCATTTCCAAACTATTGGTAGTACCTGGAGGACGTGCACCAAGCCTTGCCAGGGCCAACAGGAAGTGAGCCCAGAGCATGGCACATGAGCGTCACCCGCTGATGGTGGCCTGCTGTGCCTGGTGCCAACAGGGGCAGCCCGGCCCGTACCCCTCCAGACGGGAAGCATGGGTTTGCCCACATTCCTCGTCTCCAGACCTGTTGGGTGCTCCTGTGAGTGGCCCCCACATGTCTCTGTGCATAGGCACAAGTGGGCCAGGGCTGGAGAGACGTGGGAGGCCTCCTCACCCAGTGGGCCCTGCCAATCTTAACCCAGAACCCCTGGTATTCCTGGCAGTAGCCATGACATTGTAACACCTTCCTCTCCAGCCCAGAGGCTGACCTGAGGGCCGCTGTCCTCAGAGGACACCACCCAGGAGCACCATAGGTGAGGGGTGAGGGCCCCTTTATGTGAACCTCttgcctcttcctttctcccatcAGAGTAGTTGGATGGAGCCATTGGGCCTCCTTTTCTTCAGTGGGCCCTTCAACCTCTCTGCGCCATGTTGCCTGGCTGGGGAACTACAAGAAAAGCTGAGTGGAGTCTCCTTTCCAACAGGCTGATGCATTTGCTCAATTCTCAGGGCTGGAATGAGCCGGCTGGTCCCCCAGAAAGCTGGAGTAGGGTACAGAGTTCAGTGCACTTTCCCCCTCTGTTTCCAGCTCCTTGACAGTCCCACGCCCATCTGGATTGGGAGCTGGGAGTCAGTGTTGGAGAAAAGACAACGAAAGCCAACGAGAACCACTATTTTTTAAGAGGGCTGACTGTGCACAGGTACCCTTCAAAGCACTGGGTGTGGATTCTCTCTCTAGCCCTCAGCACCCCTGTGGTAGGAGTGCCACCTCTACCAGCTTGTGATGGGGCACAGAGGCACTTGCTCTTCTGCATGGTACTCAGTACGCCGGGAGTTGTATTTATCTCTCCGAACTTTGTACAAGGGCTCATGGCTTGTCTTGGCTCGTCATTAAACCAAAGAAAATGGAAGCCATTCCCCTGTTGCTCTCCAAAGTCTTGGTCATCGGAACCTCACTTGGCACCATATAGATCAAAAGCTTTGTAActacaggaaaaaataaactcaCCCACCCCTTAAAGAATAGAATAGCTGGCCCCTCTCATGGGAATTGGGCTGTATGTATATTGTTCTTCCTCCTTAGAATTTAGAGATACGAGAGCTCTTAGAACTTTTCATGGATACAATTTCCACAACCTTTCAGATGCCAGCGTAAAGCTGTTGGGAAAGAATTTCCAAACTCAGGAAGTTTACAGAGAACAGACAGCTAGAGATAACTCGGGAACCAGAGTTGGTCGACAGATGTTAGATGTATCCTAGCTTTTAGCTACAAACCACTCAAAAGATTCTGTCCCCAGATCCCACAGTCAGAACTGGTTCTGGGTGGTTGGGAAGGCAGTGGTGGGCTGGGAAGGAAGCCACTGCTGTGGTTCAGAGGGGGTGGGCTGGCAAGCCACTTCCGGGTAAAACTCCTTCCGCCCCAGGTTTCTTCTTCTCTTAAGGAGAGATTGTTCTCACCAACCCTCTGCCTTCATGCTGCCTTCAAAAGTAGATCATGTTTGCCTTGCTTAGAGAATTACTGCAAATCAGCCCCAGTGCTTGGCGATGCATTTAGAGATTTCTAGGCCCTCAGGGTTTTGTAGAGTGTGAGCCCTGGTGGGCAGGGTTGGGGGTCTGTCTTCTGCTGGATGCTGCTTGTAATACATTTGGTATACAGAATCAACAATAAATAATTTACATGGGCTGTGTGTGCTCTCTATGTGTCTTGGGTAGGGGGTCTCACACCTGTGGATTCTGCTCTTGCTATGTTTGTGTGAGGTTGGGCTGGACAGATCCTCACAGAAAGCAGATTCTGGGCTGAGAATAGGCCTTTGGAAAGTGAgtgggaggccaggcacggtggctcacacctgtaatcccagcacgttgggaggccaaggtgggtggatcacctgaggtcaggagttcaagaccagcctggccaacatggcaaaaccccatctctagtaaaaatacaaaaattagctgggcatagtggtgtctgcctgtaatcccagctactcgggaggctgaggcaagataatggcttgaacctgggaggcagagccgaga encodes:
- the LOC105470817 gene encoding leucine-rich repeat-containing protein 15, which produces MPLKHYLLLLVGCQAWGAGLAYYGCPSECTCSRASQVECTGARIVAVPTPLPWNAMSLQILNTHITELSESPFLNISALIALRIEKNELSHIMPGAFRNLGSLRYLSLANNKLQVLPIGLFQGLDSLESLLLSSNQLVQIQPAHFSQCSNLKELQLHGNHLEYIPDGAFDHLVGLTKLNLGKNSLTHISPRVFQHLGNLQVLRLYENRLTDIPMGTFDGLVNLQELALQQNQIGLLSPGLFHNNHNLQRLYLSNNHISQLPPSIFMQLPQLNRLTLFGNSLKELSPGIFGPMPNLRELWLYDNHITSLPDNVFSNLRQLQVLILSRNQISFISPGAFNGLTELRELSLHTNALQDLDGNVFRMLANLQNISLQNNRLRQLPGNIFANVNGLMTIQLQNNQLENLPLGIFDHLGKLCELRLYDNPWRCDSDILPLRNWLLLNQPRLGTDTVPVCFSPANVRGQSLIIINVNVAVPSVHVPEVPSYPETSWYPDTSSYPDTTSISSTTELTSPVEDYTDLTTIQVTDDRSVWGMTQAQSGLAIAAIVIGIVALACSLAACIGCCCCKKRSQAVLMQMKAPNEC